A window from Balaenoptera musculus isolate JJ_BM4_2016_0621 chromosome 8, mBalMus1.pri.v3, whole genome shotgun sequence encodes these proteins:
- the SLC3A2 gene encoding 4F2 cell-surface antigen heavy chain, translating to MSQDAEVDMKEVELNELEPEKQPMNAASGAAVAVAVAGGTEKNGLVKIKVADDEAAAAKFTGLSKEELLKVAGSPGWVRTRWALLLLFWLGWLGMLAGAVVIIVRAPRCRELPAMSWWHKGALYRIGDLQAFQGRDAGDLVGLKGRLDYLSTLKVKGFVLGPIHENQKDDLTGTNLEQIAPTFGSKEDFDSLLQSAKKKSIRVILDLTPNYKGQNLWFHSTQIDTVATKVKEALRFWLQAGVDGFQVRDVGNLTDAPSFLAEWQNITKSFSEDRLLIAGTDSSDLQQILSLLESTEDLLLTSSYLSTSTFTGKHTNFLVTQYLDAFGSRWCSWSLSQSGLLTSFVPPHLLRLYQLLLFTLPGTPVFSYGDEIGLEEAALPGQPVKAPVMLWDESSFPNTSGPVNTTMTVKGQSEEPGSLLSLFRWLSDQRGEERSLLHGDFHALSSGPDLFAYIRQWDQNERFLIVLNFGDVGQPARLGASNLPAGTSLPASVDLLLSTQPGRKEGAPLELEHLNLEPHEGLLLRFPYVA from the exons ATGAGCCAGGACGCCGAGGTGGACATGAAGGAAGTGGAGCTGAACGAGCTGGAACCCGAGAAGCAGCCGATGAACGCGGCGTCGGGGGCGGCTGTGGCTGTGGCCGTGGCGGGCGGCACCGAGAAGAATGGTCTGGTGAAGATCAAGGTGGCCGACGACGAGGCGGCCGCGGCCAAGTTCACAGGCCTGTCTAAAGAGGAGCTGCTGAAGGTGGCAGGCAGCCCCGGCTGGGTACGCACCCGCTGGGCGCTGCTGCTGCTCTTCTGGCTCGGCTGGCTGGGCATGCTGGCGGGCGCCGTGGTCATCATCGTTCGGGCGCCGCGCTGCCGCGAGCTGCCCGCAATGAGCTGGTGGCACAAGGGCGCCCTCTACCGCATTGGCGACCTTCAGGCCTTCCAGGGCCGCGACGCAGGCGACCTAGTGG GCCTGAAGGGGCGGCTTGATTACTTGAGCACCCTGAAGGTAAAAGGTTTTGTGTTGGGCCCAATTCACGAGAACCAGAAGGATGACCTCACAGGGACCAACTTGGAACAGATCGCCCCCACTTTTGGCTCCAAGGAAGATTTTGACAGTCTCCTGCAATCGGCCAAGAAAAAGA GCATCCGGGTCATCCTAGACCTCACTCCCAACTACAAGGGCCAGAACTTGTGGTTCCACTCCACTCAGATTGACACTGTGGCCACCAAAGTGAAG GAAGCTCTGAGGTTTTGGCTGCAGGCTGGTGTGGATGGGTTCCAGGTCCGGGATGTGGGGAATCTGACA GATGCGCCTTCATTCTTGGCTGAGTGGCAGAACATCACTAAGAGCTTCAGTGAAGATAG GCTCTTGATTGCAGGCACAGACTCCTCCGACCTTCAGCAGATCCTCAGCCTGCTCGAGTCCACCGAGGACCTGCTGTTGACCAGCTCTTACCTGTCAACCTCCACTTTCACTGGGAAGCATACAAATTTCCTGGTCACCCAGTATCTGGACGCCTTTGGCAGCCGCTGGTGCAGCTGGAGT CTGTCTCAGTCGGGGCTCCTGACTTCCTTCGTGCCACCTCACCTCCTCCGACTCTACCAGCTGCTGCTCTTCACCCTGCCAGGGACCCCAGTTTTCAGCTACGGAGACGAGATTGGCCTAGAGGAAGCTGCCCTTCCTGGACAG CCTGTGAAAGCCCCGGTCATGCTGTGGGATGaatccagctttcccaacacttcAGGACCTGTAAACACCACCATGACTGTGAAG GGCCAGAGTGAAGAGCCTGGCTCGCTCCTCTCCCTGTTCCGATGGCTGAGCGATCAGCGGGGTGAGGAGCGCTCCCTGCTGCACGGAGACTTCCACGCGCTCTCCTCGGGGCCTGACCTCTTCGCCTATATCCGGCAATGGGACCAGAACGAGCGTTTCCTCATAGTGCTCAACTTTGGGGATGTGGGCCAGCCTGCCAGGCTGGGGGCCTCCAACCTGCCTGCCGGCACCAGCCTGCCAGCCAGTGTGGATCTGCTGCTCAGCACCCAGCCAGGCCGCAAGGAGGGCGCCCCTCTTGAGCTGGAGCACCTGAACCTGGAGCCCCACGAGGGGCTGCTGCTCCGCTTCCCCTACGTGGCCTGA
- the CHRM1 gene encoding muscarinic acetylcholine receptor M1, translating into MNTSAPPAVSPNITVLAPGKGPWQVAFIGITTGLLSLATVTGNLLVLISFKVNTELKTVNNYFLLSLACADLIIGTFSMNLYTTYLLMGHWALGTLACDLWLALDYVASNASVMNLLLISFDRYFSVTRPLSYRAKRTPRRAALMIGLAWLVSFVLWAPAILFWQYLVGERTVLAGQCYIQFLSQPIITFGTAMAAFYLPVTVMCTLYWRIYRETENRARELAALQGSETPGKGGGSSSSSERSQPGAEGSPDTPPGRCCRCCRAPRLLQAYSWKEEEEEDEGSMESLTSSEGEEPGSEVVIKMPMVDPEAQAPAKQPPRSSPNTVKRPTRKGRERAGKGQKPRGKEQLAKRKTFSLVKEKKAARTLSAILLAFILTWTPYNIMVLVSTFCKDCVPETLWELGYWLCYVNSTINPMCYALCNKAFRDTFRLLLLCRWDKRRWRKIPKRPGSVHRTPSRQC; encoded by the coding sequence ATGAATACCTCAGCCCCACCCGCCGTCAGCCCCAACATCACCGTCCTGGCACCGGGAAAGGGTCCCTGGCAAGTGGCCTTCATTGGGATCACCACGGGCCTCCTGTCACTGGCCACGGTGACGGGCAACCTGCTGGTACTCATCTCCTTCAAGGTCAACACGGAGCTCAAGACGGTCAACAACTACTTCCTGCTGAGCCTGGCCTGTGCCGACCTCATCATTGGCACCTTCTCCATGAACCTCTACACCACGTATCTGCTCATGGGCCACTGGGCTCTGGGCACGCTGGCCTGCGACCTCTGGCTGGCCCTGGACTACGTGGCCAGCAACGCCTCGGTCATGAACCTGCTGCTCATCAGCTTTGACCGCTACTTCTCCGTGACCCGGCCCCTGAGCTACCGCGCCAAGCGCACACCCCGCCGGGCGGCCCTGATGATCGGCCTGGCCTGGCTGGTTTCTTTCGTCCTCTGGGCCCCAGCCATCCTCTTCTGGCAGTACCTGGTAGGGGAGCGGACGGTGCTGGCCGGGCAGTGCTACATCCAGTTCCTCTCCCAGCCCATCATCACCTTTGGCACAGCCATGGCTGCCTTCTACCTCCCTGTCACGGTCATGTGCACGCTCTACTGGCGCATCTACCGGGAGACAGAGAACCGGGCCCGGGAGCTGGCGGCCCTGCAGGGCTCCGAGACGCCGGGGAAGgggggaggcagcagcagcagctcagAGAGGTCCCAGCCAGGGGCTGAGGGCTCCCCGGACACCCCTCCAGggcgctgctgccgctgctgccgaGCGCCCCGGCTACTCCAGGCCTACagctggaaggaggaggaggaggaggacgagggcTCCATGGAGTCCCTCACGTCCTCGGAGGGTGAGGAGCCCGGCTCCGAGGTGGTGATCAAGATGCCCATGGTGGACCCCGAGGCGCAGGCCCCCGCCAAGCAGCCGCCCCGGAGCTCCCCGAATACGGTCAAGAGGCCGACCCGGAAGGGGCGTGAGCGAGCGGGCAAGGGCCAGAAGCCCCGCGGGAAGGAGCAGCTGGCCAAGCGGAAGACCTTCTCGCTGGTCAAGGAGAAGAAGGCGGCTCGGACCCTGAGCGCCATCCTGCTGGCCTTCATCCTCACCTGGACACCGTACAACATCATGGTGCTGGTGTCCACTTTCTGCAAGGACTGTGTTCCCGAGACCCTGTGGGAGCTGGGCTACTGGCTGTGCTACGTCAACAGCACCATCAACCCCATGTGCTATGCGCTCTGCAACAAAGCCTTCCGGGACACCTTCCGCCTGCTGCTGCTCTGCCGCTGGGACAAGCGTCGCTGGCGCAAGATCCCCAAGCGCCCCGGCTCTGTGCACCGCACCCCCTCCCGCCAATGCTGA